A stretch of Myxococcus hansupus DNA encodes these proteins:
- a CDS encoding TadE/TadG family type IV pilus assembly protein, translated as MRLPIRLLTLKSRRRAQRGQAIILGSLSFLVLALMVTLSFNLGHALRQKMGLQQHSDALAYSMAVLEARALNYYAVSNRAIAASYVAMNSVHAYMAAASVTGQMMRASQKNFNDIATIEAALCASCKTCFIHCIHALEARQIAGKFSRAGRDYDQKVRGLESNFNSAVRGLDVMVDNLHASQRTLHTRTRQAVQDGRNSGLDQLTRFSAPDASNLSDAVGGLNANEFDCAVDGMECRGSVASSSTEARAKVMTEIANATRSGWPASRKHKKGFGISVQRPNYLHSQFFRELRDIPNRGTYLVTSHQGTAKTVDDEGSIDSPGQRDQNPGRASAAQEEGTIFHQWRHGVGTNDYTSRVWSDCNGGGHDPNGAHSGSHTFQGVNANSFASCARTGNCFMKFRANPSSARDWGQPRVYSSLTRPLRMGDPSRAPWELNASAQIRIGHGEQGEASLSLAAQEGTVVSKALVYYHRFGPNGWREAPTLFSPYWRAKLHPISSEEAAEVLDAAGNSDGARLARVPGVSL; from the coding sequence ATGCGTCTTCCCATTCGCCTACTAACCCTCAAGTCACGGAGACGCGCGCAGCGTGGACAGGCCATCATCCTGGGCTCGCTGTCGTTCCTGGTGCTCGCGCTGATGGTGACGCTGAGCTTCAACCTCGGCCATGCGCTGCGCCAGAAGATGGGCTTGCAGCAGCACAGTGACGCGCTGGCCTACTCCATGGCCGTCCTGGAGGCGCGGGCGCTCAATTACTATGCGGTCAGCAACCGCGCCATCGCCGCTTCCTATGTGGCAATGAATAGCGTCCATGCGTACATGGCGGCGGCGAGCGTGACGGGGCAGATGATGCGGGCCTCGCAAAAGAACTTCAACGACATCGCGACGATAGAGGCTGCATTGTGCGCCTCCTGCAAGACCTGCTTCATCCATTGCATCCATGCGCTGGAGGCGCGGCAGATCGCCGGCAAGTTCAGCAGGGCGGGGCGCGACTACGACCAGAAGGTCCGAGGCCTTGAAAGCAACTTCAACTCCGCCGTGCGAGGACTGGACGTCATGGTGGACAACCTCCATGCCTCCCAGCGCACGCTCCATACGCGGACGCGCCAGGCTGTGCAGGATGGCCGGAACTCTGGGCTGGACCAACTGACGCGGTTCAGCGCGCCGGACGCGAGCAACCTGTCGGACGCGGTCGGAGGGCTCAACGCGAACGAGTTCGACTGCGCCGTGGATGGGATGGAGTGCAGGGGCAGCGTCGCGAGTTCCTCCACGGAGGCCCGCGCCAAGGTCATGACGGAAATCGCCAATGCCACGCGTTCAGGCTGGCCCGCGAGCCGGAAGCACAAGAAGGGCTTTGGTATCAGCGTCCAGCGGCCCAACTACCTGCACAGCCAGTTCTTTCGAGAGCTGCGCGACATCCCCAATCGGGGCACGTACCTCGTGACCTCTCATCAGGGGACGGCGAAGACCGTCGATGACGAGGGGTCCATCGACTCACCAGGGCAGCGGGACCAGAACCCAGGGCGCGCCAGCGCGGCGCAGGAAGAAGGCACCATCTTTCATCAGTGGCGTCATGGCGTCGGGACGAATGACTACACCTCCAGGGTCTGGAGTGATTGCAACGGAGGAGGGCACGACCCCAATGGCGCGCACTCCGGTTCGCACACCTTCCAGGGCGTCAACGCCAACTCGTTCGCGAGCTGTGCCCGGACCGGTAACTGCTTCATGAAGTTCCGCGCCAACCCGTCATCCGCCCGGGACTGGGGGCAGCCTCGCGTGTACAGCTCCCTCACCCGGCCACTCCGGATGGGCGACCCCTCACGCGCACCTTGGGAACTCAACGCCTCCGCGCAAATCCGCATCGGCCACGGTGAGCAGGGCGAGGCGTCTCTGTCCCTCGCGGCGCAGGAGGGCACGGTGGTGTCGAAGGCGCTCGTCTACTACCACCGCTTCGGTCCGAATGGCTGGCGGGAGGCCCCCACGCTCTTCAGTCCCTACTGGCGCGCGAAGTTGCACCCCATCTCCAGCGAGGAAGCGGCGGAGGTGCTCGATGCGGCGGGCAATTCGGATGGCGCCCGTCTGGCGAGGGTCCCGGGGGTGTCGCTGTGA
- a CDS encoding TadE/TadG family type IV pilus assembly protein: MSSLRARSQSGQAAVEAAIVLPLFVFLILGILQLGLMHQARLLTKYAAYKAVRAGALNSAKMDEMEKAALAVLLPLLSVPSSGSATLAHIPPVGSASEFQRKWQDLQGNRIPNTSLKHVEVTVCGPTRGDVGGSGPELDFDDPRNTAPSSWQDSQRTKLRVQVTFNYRMIIPFADWVIYQAARNRDVPQLMRMRGKTPPQEVRDEDKDRSEARLEEAAGRRIYVAPIRATYTMRMQSNFFLNRAALPGSNECVFPFAY; the protein is encoded by the coding sequence ATGAGCAGCCTTCGTGCGAGGAGTCAGTCAGGCCAGGCGGCCGTCGAGGCTGCCATTGTCCTGCCCCTGTTTGTCTTTCTGATCCTGGGCATCCTCCAGCTCGGACTGATGCACCAGGCGCGGCTGCTGACCAAGTACGCGGCCTACAAGGCCGTGCGGGCCGGGGCGCTGAACAGCGCGAAGATGGATGAGATGGAGAAGGCCGCGCTCGCGGTGCTTCTCCCCCTGCTGAGCGTGCCGAGCAGTGGCTCGGCGACCCTGGCCCACATCCCCCCGGTGGGCAGCGCCTCGGAGTTCCAGCGGAAGTGGCAGGACCTGCAGGGCAACCGGATTCCCAACACCTCGCTCAAGCATGTGGAGGTCACCGTCTGTGGCCCCACGCGCGGCGACGTCGGTGGTAGCGGCCCGGAGCTGGACTTCGATGACCCCCGGAACACCGCGCCCAGCAGTTGGCAGGACAGCCAGCGCACGAAGCTGCGCGTCCAGGTGACCTTCAACTACCGGATGATCATCCCCTTCGCGGATTGGGTCATCTACCAGGCCGCGCGCAATCGCGATGTTCCGCAACTGATGCGCATGCGGGGCAAGACGCCCCCGCAGGAGGTCCGTGACGAGGACAAGGACCGGTCGGAGGCCCGGTTGGAAGAGGCCGCAGGCCGGCGCATCTACGTCGCCCCCATTCGCGCCACCTACACCATGCGGATGCAGTCGAATTTCTTCCTCAACCGCGCAGCCCTCCCAGGGAGCAACGAATGCGTCTTCCCATTCGCCTACTAA
- a CDS encoding DUF4388 domain-containing protein: protein MFSTSSQVLRQREGMLADTPFPLLLHALMREERTCTLELKVRQREKRIVFEDGAPVACQSNLLHETLGKYLVEKGKLSETDYQKALAESISAEVPLSGLLVQKGLISPFDLYKQLQANLAHKLLDCFRWVDAKYRLIADVEPPDASVRTNTGQLILTGVASVMPFDAVATHFTFTDERRFGQMPGVEAGLKLSSKDARLFQALRQRPTFGELLERTGFDTEVVLRRLYALCLLEVAGFEEDVDAKAASLSAAKAAVPAVAHAPEPVAPPVVQAQPQGTPFSDEDEATRNALVSAFMSHRSKDPFALLEVPEDVQPVPLRKAFLGCADRLSPLRFHSPELREKAEVLLAAYAKAFGALSDAEQNLLWRKRRAALREKDRGTRPTTAEQFRIRTDLLDATTQFDEAKRRLAARHFAGAFEYFEYACDIDPKPLYQAYRAYARYLMKPESHGRLAQQELQEVLRQEPALEEGWAFLGEVAQGEGQWPQAEDAFRKAFKLNPKNRRYVELIQEIVRRR from the coding sequence ATGTTCTCCACGTCGTCGCAGGTCCTCCGCCAGCGAGAGGGAATGCTGGCCGATACGCCGTTCCCCCTGCTGCTGCATGCGTTGATGCGGGAGGAGCGCACCTGCACGTTGGAGTTGAAGGTCCGCCAGCGCGAGAAGCGCATCGTCTTCGAGGACGGTGCGCCCGTGGCGTGTCAGTCCAACCTCCTCCACGAGACGCTGGGCAAGTACCTGGTGGAGAAGGGGAAGCTGTCGGAGACGGACTACCAGAAGGCGCTGGCGGAGAGCATCTCCGCCGAGGTGCCGCTCAGTGGCCTGTTGGTGCAGAAGGGCCTCATCAGCCCCTTTGACTTGTACAAGCAATTGCAGGCGAACCTGGCGCACAAGCTGCTCGACTGCTTCCGCTGGGTGGACGCGAAGTACCGGCTCATCGCCGACGTGGAGCCCCCGGACGCCAGCGTGCGGACCAACACGGGCCAGCTCATCCTCACCGGCGTGGCCAGCGTGATGCCTTTCGACGCGGTGGCCACGCACTTCACCTTCACGGATGAGCGGCGCTTCGGGCAGATGCCGGGCGTGGAGGCGGGGCTGAAGCTGTCGTCGAAGGACGCGCGCTTGTTCCAGGCGCTGCGGCAGCGGCCCACCTTCGGTGAGCTGCTGGAGCGCACCGGCTTCGACACGGAGGTGGTGCTCCGGCGCTTGTATGCGCTGTGCCTGCTGGAGGTCGCGGGCTTCGAGGAGGACGTGGACGCGAAGGCGGCGTCGCTCAGCGCGGCGAAGGCCGCGGTGCCCGCCGTCGCACACGCCCCCGAGCCCGTCGCGCCGCCGGTGGTCCAGGCGCAGCCCCAGGGCACGCCGTTCTCCGACGAGGACGAGGCCACGCGCAATGCGTTGGTGAGCGCCTTCATGTCGCACCGGAGCAAGGACCCCTTCGCGCTGCTGGAGGTGCCCGAAGACGTGCAGCCCGTGCCGCTGCGCAAGGCCTTCCTGGGCTGCGCGGACCGGCTCTCCCCCCTGCGCTTCCATTCGCCGGAGCTGCGCGAGAAGGCGGAGGTCCTGCTGGCGGCGTATGCGAAGGCCTTTGGCGCGTTGTCGGACGCGGAGCAGAACCTGCTGTGGCGCAAGCGGCGCGCGGCGCTGCGGGAGAAGGACCGGGGGACGCGGCCCACCACGGCCGAGCAGTTCCGCATCCGCACCGACCTGCTGGACGCGACCACGCAGTTCGACGAAGCGAAGCGCCGGCTGGCCGCGCGCCACTTCGCGGGGGCCTTCGAGTACTTCGAATACGCCTGCGACATCGACCCGAAGCCGCTCTACCAGGCCTACCGCGCCTATGCGCGCTACCTGATGAAGCCGGAGTCCCACGGGCGACTGGCGCAGCAGGAGCTCCAGGAAGTGCTGCGGCAGGAGCCCGCGCTGGAAGAGGGCTGGGCCTTCCTGGGGGAAGTGGCCCAGGGAGAGGGGCAGTGGCCTCAGGCGGAGGACGCCTTCCGCAAGGCCTTCAAGCTGAACCCGAAGAACCGCCGCTACGTCGAACTCATCCAGGAAATCGTCCGGCGAAGGTAG
- a CDS encoding tetratricopeptide repeat protein gives MSKWILWVFLTLLTGSPFLSLGLILILVMVADRFTWQVLPSPVRLLKRFQRAGELAGTILTNPHERRARHELADIRVEQRRYAEAVDILHPNLEAGDDDVDTLYLLGVAYLGAGDAQRGELLLDEAEKLDSGHKLGAIHLERGRFRLKRGDVAGAVEALERYCQARHGTVEGRYLLAKALSLSGKSAEAKQMRDLAWQEYVASPRFHRRRERKWAWRARPSRPLMYAAAVALVLGTLASVLPRFGMTPEPSYGGRYRHRHDVQGAPHNATGMEEYLGE, from the coding sequence ATGAGCAAGTGGATTCTGTGGGTGTTCCTCACGCTGCTGACGGGCAGCCCGTTCCTGTCGCTGGGCCTGATTCTCATCCTCGTCATGGTGGCGGACCGCTTCACGTGGCAGGTGCTGCCCAGCCCGGTGCGGCTCCTCAAGCGCTTCCAGCGCGCCGGTGAGCTGGCGGGGACCATCCTCACCAACCCGCATGAGCGGCGGGCACGCCACGAACTGGCGGACATCCGCGTGGAGCAGCGCCGCTACGCCGAGGCGGTGGACATCCTCCACCCCAACCTGGAGGCGGGCGACGACGACGTGGACACGTTGTACCTGCTCGGCGTGGCATACCTGGGCGCGGGCGACGCGCAGCGCGGCGAGCTGCTCCTGGATGAAGCGGAGAAGCTGGACTCGGGGCACAAGCTGGGCGCCATCCATTTGGAGCGGGGCCGCTTCCGGCTGAAGCGCGGCGACGTGGCGGGCGCGGTGGAGGCGCTGGAGCGCTACTGCCAGGCGCGGCACGGCACGGTGGAAGGTCGGTATCTGCTGGCGAAGGCCCTGTCCCTGTCGGGCAAGAGCGCCGAAGCGAAGCAGATGCGGGACCTCGCCTGGCAGGAGTACGTGGCGTCTCCCCGCTTCCATCGCCGCCGCGAGCGCAAGTGGGCCTGGCGTGCCCGTCCGAGCCGTCCGTTGATGTACGCCGCGGCCGTGGCCCTGGTGTTGGGCACGCTGGCGTCCGTGTTGCCCCGGTTCGGAATGACCCCGGAGCCAAGCTACGGCGGTCGCTACCGCCACCGTCATGACGTGCAGGGTGCGCCGCACAATGCAACGGGGATGGAGGAGTACCTGGGCGAGTAG
- the hemW gene encoding radical SAM family heme chaperone HemW, whose protein sequence is MSFDAPVDILTGMPAARFGLYLHFPYCLAKCPYCDFAVAVARQVPEERYARAVLAELDARLVADPALARKPLDSIFLGGGTPSLWHPRYVAQVLDGIAARLRVTPGVEVSLEGNPERADAERFAGYRSAGVNRLSLGVQSFQPETLKALGRAHDAAMVEEAVRAARTADFPAVAMDFIYGVHGQTVAQVEADARRAVALAPEHLSTYALTVERDVLAEDTPLSKRLKRGELELPPDDTVVDMARVVREVYGAAGLHRYEVSNHARPGFSSRHNALYWTGGEYLALGVGATGMLLSPEPHRYVNLRSAERYLVEVEAGRLPEDGREALGPEELFAERLAMGLRLVSGVDWEAVCERYGQPVAPRRAEVARLVEHGFATLRDGRLALTEKGADVHSAVCARLL, encoded by the coding sequence ATGTCTTTCGACGCGCCAGTGGACATCCTCACGGGAATGCCGGCGGCCCGCTTCGGGCTGTATCTGCACTTCCCGTATTGCCTCGCGAAGTGCCCGTACTGCGACTTCGCGGTGGCGGTGGCGCGGCAGGTGCCGGAGGAGCGCTACGCCCGCGCGGTGCTGGCGGAGCTGGATGCCCGGCTGGTCGCTGACCCGGCGCTGGCCCGGAAGCCGCTCGATTCCATCTTCCTTGGTGGGGGCACGCCGTCCCTGTGGCACCCGCGCTACGTGGCCCAGGTGCTGGATGGCATCGCCGCGCGGCTTCGCGTGACGCCGGGCGTGGAGGTCTCGCTGGAGGGCAACCCCGAGCGCGCGGACGCGGAGCGCTTCGCGGGCTACCGCTCCGCGGGCGTGAACCGGCTGTCCCTGGGCGTGCAGTCCTTCCAGCCGGAGACGTTGAAGGCCCTGGGGCGAGCGCACGACGCGGCCATGGTGGAAGAGGCGGTGCGCGCGGCGCGGACCGCGGACTTCCCGGCGGTGGCCATGGACTTCATCTACGGCGTGCACGGGCAGACGGTGGCGCAGGTGGAGGCGGACGCGCGCCGGGCCGTGGCGCTGGCGCCGGAGCACCTGTCCACCTACGCGCTGACGGTGGAGCGCGACGTGCTGGCGGAGGACACGCCGCTGTCGAAGCGCCTCAAGCGCGGCGAGCTGGAGCTGCCCCCCGACGACACCGTGGTCGACATGGCGCGGGTGGTGCGCGAGGTCTACGGCGCGGCGGGCCTGCACCGCTACGAGGTCTCCAACCACGCGCGGCCGGGCTTCAGCTCGCGCCACAACGCGCTGTACTGGACGGGCGGAGAGTACCTGGCGCTCGGCGTGGGGGCCACGGGGATGCTGCTGTCACCCGAGCCGCACCGGTACGTGAATCTGCGCAGCGCGGAGCGCTACCTCGTGGAAGTGGAGGCGGGCCGCTTGCCGGAGGACGGGCGCGAGGCGTTGGGCCCGGAGGAACTCTTCGCGGAGCGGCTGGCCATGGGCCTGCGGCTGGTGTCCGGCGTGGATTGGGAAGCGGTGTGTGAGCGGTATGGCCAACCGGTGGCGCCTCGGAGGGCGGAGGTCGCGCGGCTGGTGGAGCACGGCTTCGCGACGCTGCGGGACGGGCGTCTGGCATTGACGGAGAAGGGGGCGGACGTCCACAGCGCGGTGTGCGCGCGGCTCCTGTAG